In one window of Janthinobacterium sp. 1_2014MBL_MicDiv DNA:
- the murJ gene encoding murein biosynthesis integral membrane protein MurJ, giving the protein MNLLKTLAAISSMTMLSRVTGLLRESLFARAFGAGAYTDAFIVAFRIPNLLRRLFAEGAFSQAFVPILSEYKNQHGQEASKQLADHVATTLVWATLLVSAIGIVGAPWFVYAIATGLTKDAGAFDAAVWMTRLMFPYITCMSFVALAGGILNTWREFKIPAFTPVLLNLSFIAASLFLAPHLKQPIYAMAIAVFAGGLLQVAIQIPALIKIGMLPRLSINPAIGLSDGGVRRVLKKMGPAVFAVSAAQISLMINTSIASRLAEGSISWLSYADRLMEFPTAMLGVALGTILLPSLSKANVDGDKVEYSALLDWGLRLTFLLALPAAVGMATLATPLIATLFHYGKFTAESVTMSTQPLVAYSLGLVGIILVKTLAPAFYARQDIRTPVKIAIGVLIATQLMNLLFVPYIAVAGLALSIGLGACLNASFLYWGLRKRGIYQPKPGWAKFFLRLLPALLVMGGVAAFGAMRIDWIAMQAHPLLRAGTLALVVAVCGVAYFATLLLVGFRFRDFKRSA; this is encoded by the coding sequence ATGAACTTGCTTAAAACCCTCGCCGCCATTTCCAGCATGACCATGCTGTCCCGTGTAACCGGTTTATTGCGCGAAAGCCTGTTCGCGCGCGCCTTCGGCGCCGGCGCCTACACGGACGCCTTCATCGTTGCCTTCCGCATCCCCAACCTGTTGCGCCGCCTGTTTGCCGAGGGCGCCTTCTCGCAGGCCTTCGTGCCCATCTTGTCCGAATACAAGAACCAGCATGGCCAGGAAGCGAGCAAGCAGCTGGCCGACCATGTGGCCACCACCCTCGTCTGGGCCACCCTGCTCGTGTCCGCCATCGGCATCGTCGGCGCGCCGTGGTTCGTGTATGCGATCGCCACCGGCCTGACCAAGGATGCGGGCGCCTTCGACGCGGCCGTATGGATGACGCGCCTGATGTTCCCTTATATTACCTGCATGTCGTTCGTGGCCCTGGCGGGCGGCATTCTGAATACCTGGCGCGAATTCAAGATCCCCGCGTTCACCCCGGTACTGCTGAACCTGTCGTTCATCGCCGCCTCGCTATTCCTCGCCCCGCACCTGAAACAGCCGATCTACGCCATGGCCATTGCCGTGTTTGCCGGCGGCCTGCTGCAGGTGGCCATCCAGATTCCCGCCCTGATCAAGATCGGCATGCTGCCGCGCCTGTCGATCAATCCCGCCATCGGCCTGTCCGACGGCGGCGTGCGCCGCGTACTGAAGAAGATGGGACCGGCCGTGTTCGCCGTCTCGGCAGCGCAGATCAGCCTGATGATCAACACCAGCATCGCGTCGCGCCTGGCCGAGGGCAGCATTTCCTGGCTGTCGTATGCGGACCGCCTGATGGAGTTTCCGACCGCCATGCTGGGCGTGGCCCTGGGCACCATCTTGCTGCCCAGCCTGTCGAAGGCGAACGTGGACGGCGACAAGGTGGAATACTCGGCCCTGCTGGACTGGGGCTTGCGCCTGACCTTTTTGCTGGCCCTGCCCGCCGCCGTCGGCATGGCGACCCTGGCCACGCCGCTGATCGCCACGCTATTCCATTACGGCAAGTTTACGGCCGAATCCGTGACCATGTCGACGCAGCCGCTGGTGGCCTACAGCCTGGGCCTGGTCGGCATCATCCTCGTGAAGACGCTGGCGCCCGCGTTTTATGCGCGCCAGGACATCCGCACGCCCGTGAAGATCGCCATCGGCGTGCTGATCGCCACGCAGCTGATGAATTTGCTGTTCGTGCCCTATATCGCCGTGGCCGGCCTGGCCCTGTCGATCGGCCTCGGCGCCTGCCTGAACGCCAGCTTCCTGTACTGGGGCTTGCGCAAGCGCGGCATTTACCAGCCCAAGCCGGGCTGGGCCAAGTTCTTCCTGCGCCTGCTGCCGGCCCTGCTCGTCATGGGCGGCGTGGCGGCCTTCGGCGCCATGCGCATCGACTGGATCGCCATGCAAGCCCATCCGCTGCTGCGGGCCGGCACCCTGGCCCTGGTGGTGGCCGTCTGCGGCGTGGCCTACTTTGCCACCTTGTTACTCGTCGGTTTCCGCTTCCGCGACTTCAAGCGCAGCGCCTGA
- a CDS encoding type II secretion system protein: protein MPADTPSPCDARRARGFTLIELLVVLGIVALLLTLAVPRYFPSLDKAKETVLADNLRNLRTTIDQFHGDTGRYPDTLEQLVDKKYLRAMPIDPITESDASWIIVPPPDDTPGQVYDVKSGAPGKDRSGTPFADW, encoded by the coding sequence ATGCCTGCTGATACTCCTTCCCCATGCGATGCCCGGCGTGCGCGCGGCTTTACCCTGATCGAATTGCTGGTGGTGCTCGGCATCGTGGCGCTGCTGCTGACCCTGGCCGTGCCGCGCTATTTCCCCAGCCTCGACAAGGCGAAGGAAACCGTGCTGGCGGATAACTTGCGCAACCTGCGCACCACCATCGACCAGTTCCATGGCGATACGGGGCGCTACCCGGATACCCTGGAGCAACTGGTGGACAAGAAATACCTGCGCGCCATGCCGATCGACCCCATCACCGAAAGCGACGCCAGCTGGATCATCGTGCCGCCGCCCGACGATACGCCGGGCCAGGTGTATGACGTGAAGAGCGGCGCGCCGGGCAAGGACCGCAGCGGCACGCCCTTCGCCGATTGGTAG
- the gspG gene encoding type II secretion system major pseudopilin GspG — protein MHAAHRQNLAAARGARGFTLLELLVVIVIIGLLAAYVGPKYFAQLGKSEVTVAKAQIEAFEKSLDTYRLDVGRYPTTEEGLAALLVAPPAAGTRWNGPYLKKSVPLDPWGHAYQYRAPGSKGEYDIVSMGKDGQPGGSGENADISSQ, from the coding sequence ATGCATGCAGCACACAGGCAGAATTTGGCGGCAGCGCGCGGCGCGCGCGGTTTTACATTGCTCGAATTGTTGGTCGTCATCGTGATCATCGGCTTGCTGGCGGCGTACGTCGGCCCCAAATATTTCGCCCAGCTGGGCAAATCCGAAGTGACGGTGGCCAAGGCGCAGATCGAGGCATTTGAAAAATCGCTCGATACCTACCGCCTGGATGTGGGCCGCTACCCGACCACGGAAGAGGGCCTGGCCGCGCTGCTGGTGGCGCCGCCGGCCGCCGGCACCCGCTGGAACGGTCCTTACTTGAAGAAAAGCGTGCCGCTCGATCCGTGGGGACACGCCTATCAATACCGCGCCCCTGGCAGCAAGGGCGAATATGACATCGTCTCCATGGGCAAGGATGGCCAGCCGGGCGGCAGCGGCGAGAATGCCGATATCAGCTCGCAATAA
- a CDS encoding FxDxF family PEP-CTERM protein, producing the protein MKLKFIAAGILAAASFSASAATYDLGILDPSGSDTLSAITTKFAANTAVDDFWTFKLVTPSSTSFGALQTFSVVEGAIKDFSATLLGYGNLTNSTAAGIQSLSWGGQLAAGEYTVHVTGLTGLAKAQYLGSVSALPVPEPETYGMLLGGLALVGAVARRRAKKAA; encoded by the coding sequence ATGAAATTGAAATTTATCGCTGCAGGCATTCTGGCAGCAGCATCGTTCAGCGCATCGGCAGCAACGTACGACCTGGGTATCCTGGATCCATCGGGTTCGGACACCCTGTCGGCCATCACCACCAAGTTTGCCGCGAACACCGCAGTTGACGATTTCTGGACCTTCAAGCTGGTCACCCCATCGTCGACCTCGTTTGGCGCACTGCAAACGTTCTCCGTGGTTGAAGGCGCGATCAAGGATTTCTCGGCCACGCTGCTCGGTTACGGCAACCTGACCAACAGCACGGCAGCCGGCATCCAAAGCCTGAGCTGGGGCGGCCAGCTGGCTGCAGGCGAATACACGGTGCACGTCACCGGCCTGACGGGCCTGGCAAAAGCCCAGTACCTGGGTTCCGTATCGGCCCTGCCAGTACCTGAGCCAGAAACCTACGGCATGCTGCTGGGTGGCCTGGCACTGGTGGGCGCCGTCGCCCGCCGCCGCGCAAAGAAAGCTGCTTAA
- a CDS encoding NF038120 family PEP-CTERM protein, producing MTRIVHSKAASAASPFSAKQLTGAAILALSVACAPAAIADVINFDNLDSQFVGHGDALEVGKFLLTGASNVTGASYGDLVGAVFDGTDPAACGMACPTNNTSNYYASLNDGIVYLDPLNPGGSVSLQGFDASFIGYAQGVSYPAVAGLLRVQGFYANGSSIYETYQLGGPVGGNFQFQHYSTSANFGSQQFASLAFFGFTCNTAGSCSAFSTNKGQFALDNIVASVPEPSTYAMLLLGLASIGFAARRRQQA from the coding sequence ATGACTCGTATTGTGCATTCGAAGGCAGCTTCCGCAGCAAGTCCCTTCTCGGCCAAGCAGTTGACTGGTGCCGCCATCCTGGCCCTGTCCGTCGCCTGCGCCCCCGCCGCCATCGCGGACGTGATCAACTTCGACAATCTCGATAGCCAGTTCGTCGGCCATGGCGACGCGCTGGAAGTCGGCAAATTCCTGCTGACGGGCGCTTCGAATGTCACCGGCGCCAGTTATGGCGACCTGGTCGGCGCGGTGTTCGATGGCACGGACCCGGCCGCCTGCGGCATGGCGTGCCCGACCAACAATACGAGCAATTACTATGCCTCGCTCAACGACGGCATCGTCTACCTCGATCCGCTGAACCCGGGCGGCAGCGTCAGCCTGCAAGGCTTCGACGCCAGCTTCATCGGCTACGCCCAGGGCGTCAGCTACCCGGCGGTGGCCGGCCTGCTGCGCGTGCAAGGCTTCTATGCCAACGGTTCTTCCATCTATGAAACGTATCAGCTGGGCGGCCCCGTCGGCGGCAACTTCCAGTTCCAGCACTACAGCACCAGCGCCAACTTCGGCAGCCAGCAATTCGCCTCGCTGGCCTTCTTCGGCTTCACTTGCAACACGGCCGGCAGTTGCAGCGCCTTCAGCACCAACAAGGGCCAGTTTGCGCTCGACAATATCGTCGCCTCGGTACCGGAGCCATCGACCTACGCGATGCTGCTGCTGGGCCTGGCAAGCATCGGTTTCGCGGCGCGCCGCCGCCAGCAAGCCTGA
- a CDS encoding type II secretion system protein: protein MRLARAQSCAGGQGGFSLIELLVTLAILGVLATLVVPVTQVTVQRRQEQDLRRALREIRQGLDAYKRAGDEGRIVRAPDASGYPKSLDVLVEGVPDQRNPKRSKMFFLRRVPRDPFNMDASLSDAQTWGRRSYASEASEPREGDDVYDVYSTSSKTGLNNVPYRLW from the coding sequence ATGAGGCTGGCGCGCGCGCAGTCGTGCGCCGGCGGCCAGGGCGGCTTTTCCCTGATCGAGCTGCTGGTGACCCTGGCCATCCTGGGCGTGCTGGCCACCCTGGTGGTGCCCGTCACGCAGGTGACGGTGCAGCGGCGCCAGGAGCAGGACTTGCGGCGCGCGCTGCGCGAGATCCGCCAGGGGCTCGATGCCTACAAGCGCGCCGGCGACGAGGGCCGCATCGTGCGCGCCCCCGACGCCAGCGGCTACCCGAAAAGCCTGGACGTGCTGGTCGAGGGCGTGCCGGACCAGCGCAACCCGAAGCGCAGCAAGATGTTCTTTTTGCGCCGCGTGCCGCGCGACCCGTTCAATATGGATGCCAGCCTGAGCGATGCGCAGACGTGGGGGCGGCGCAGCTACGCCAGCGAGGCGAGCGAACCGCGCGAGGGCGACGACGTGTACGATGTCTACTCCACTTCCAGCAAGACGGGCCTGAACAACGTGCCTTACCGTTTATGGTGA
- a CDS encoding type II secretion system F family protein — MQFEVRALSTDQAVATLSTCVIDGRDEADVRRQAEARGLFVSAIRPLRATPFSAAGRQRARALPLLLFSQELLALLNAGLGIVEALEALLEKEAAAATRSVLTRLLEGLREGKRFSAVLAEQAELFPPLYIGIVKAAEGTSDLPRALSRYIDYQQRIDAVRAKIVSAAIYPAILLAVGGGVSAFLISYVVPRFAEVYQGAGRNLPWMSQVMLSWGQFVTEHGLLLLLGLALAGSVVFTAVRRVLRNGGVARLLAKLPGIGERVRIYELSRLYLTLGMLSEGGITIVQAIATVQAMVSPRMQASLQLARGAIEAGQPLSSAFEQHQLTTPISLRMLRVGERTGDMGPMLTQSAAFYDGEISRWIDRFTRTFEPLLMAAIGLIVGAIVILLYMPIFDLAGDIS, encoded by the coding sequence ATGCAGTTTGAAGTACGCGCGCTCTCGACGGACCAGGCGGTAGCCACCCTGTCGACGTGCGTGATCGACGGTCGCGACGAAGCCGATGTACGCCGCCAGGCCGAAGCGCGCGGCCTGTTCGTCAGCGCCATCCGGCCGTTGCGCGCCACGCCGTTCAGCGCGGCCGGGCGCCAGCGTGCGCGCGCGCTGCCGTTGCTGCTGTTCAGCCAGGAATTGCTGGCCCTGCTCAACGCGGGCCTCGGCATCGTCGAGGCGCTGGAAGCCTTGCTGGAAAAGGAGGCGGCCGCCGCCACGCGCAGCGTGCTCACGCGTCTGCTGGAAGGCTTGCGCGAGGGCAAGCGCTTTTCCGCCGTGCTGGCTGAACAGGCCGAACTGTTTCCCCCCTTGTATATCGGCATCGTCAAGGCGGCCGAAGGCACGAGCGATCTGCCGCGCGCGCTGTCGCGCTATATCGATTACCAGCAGCGCATCGACGCCGTGCGCGCCAAGATCGTCAGTGCCGCCATTTATCCCGCCATCCTGCTGGCCGTGGGCGGCGGCGTCAGTGCCTTTTTGATCAGCTATGTGGTGCCGCGTTTCGCCGAGGTCTACCAGGGCGCCGGGCGCAACCTGCCGTGGATGTCGCAAGTGATGCTCAGCTGGGGCCAGTTCGTCACCGAACATGGCTTGCTGCTGTTGCTGGGGCTGGCGCTTGCCGGCAGCGTTGTCTTTACGGCCGTGCGGCGCGTGCTGCGCAATGGCGGCGTGGCGCGCCTGCTGGCGAAGCTGCCCGGCATCGGCGAACGCGTGCGCATCTATGAACTGTCGCGCCTGTACCTGACCCTGGGCATGCTGTCCGAGGGCGGCATCACCATCGTGCAAGCCATTGCCACCGTGCAGGCGATGGTGTCGCCGCGCATGCAGGCGTCGCTGCAGCTGGCGCGCGGCGCCATCGAAGCGGGCCAGCCGCTGTCGTCCGCCTTCGAACAGCACCAGCTGACGACACCGATCTCGCTGCGCATGCTGCGCGTGGGCGAGCGCACGGGCGACATGGGGCCCATGCTGACCCAGTCCGCGGCTTTTTATGACGGCGAAATCAGCCGCTGGATCGACCGTTTCACGCGCACCTTCGAACCGCTGCTGATGGCCGCCATCGGCCTGATCGTCGGCGCCATCGTGATCCTGCTGTACATGCCCATCTTTGACCTTGCCGGCGATATCTCATGA
- a CDS encoding secretin N-terminal domain-containing protein, which translates to MPRSFSTAPFLRRACLASPLLLLLLAGCAGHMAYRDGRELIAQNQVPAGLQKLQEALQQDPGNAQYRSAYLQAREQATSSRLQQAERHAQAGQGDLARAAFLGVLEIDAQNERANSGLRALEREQRQGKLLTEAQKDIEAKRYDPARQRLSAILTEQPNHAGARELLRDVDEKTAPPVVESGLAKSYKQPITIEFRDAPLKQVFELIARRSGLNFVFDKDVKADAKTSIFLKNSTVESAVYFLLVTNQLEQQVMDANTILIYPNVAAKLKEYQEVLVKTFFLANADAKQIANTLKTILKTRDVVADEKLNLVIVRDTPEAIRLAERLIAVQDVPEAEVVLELEILEVKRSRLLELGVAWPTSLTLTPLSTSGGAGLTINDLNNLNRRTIGVSDLSVTANAKKTDGDANMLANPRIRVRNREKAKFVIGDKVPVITTTISPGTGGFASESISYLDVGLTVNAEPTIYLNNEVGIRISLEVSNLGAATITKSGSTLYQIGTRQASTMLQLKDGENQVLAGLINNEERSAGNKVPGLGDIPVLGRLFGSSKDDSQKTEIVLSITPHLVRTVQRPEAKESEFSAGTEGSFRRRPDMAAKAPTQMPGTVIVRSGPSAVGMQPAPPQPMMVPGQLPSSLPAPQPQPQTVPAPEVAPSPEPAASPLPISSGQPVPLQMAPLPLSSGQPVPVAQPPAK; encoded by the coding sequence ATGCCTCGTTCCTTTTCCACGGCGCCGTTCCTTCGGCGCGCCTGCCTGGCGTCGCCGCTGCTGTTGCTGTTGCTGGCCGGTTGCGCCGGCCACATGGCGTACCGCGACGGGCGCGAGCTGATCGCGCAAAACCAGGTGCCGGCCGGCCTGCAAAAGCTGCAGGAAGCGTTGCAGCAGGACCCCGGCAACGCGCAGTACCGCAGCGCCTACCTGCAGGCGCGCGAACAGGCCACGAGCAGCCGCCTGCAGCAGGCCGAGCGCCATGCGCAAGCGGGCCAGGGCGATCTGGCGCGCGCGGCTTTTCTCGGCGTGCTGGAAATCGACGCGCAGAACGAGCGCGCCAACAGCGGCTTGCGCGCGCTGGAGCGCGAGCAGCGCCAGGGCAAGCTGCTGACAGAAGCGCAAAAAGACATCGAGGCCAAGCGCTACGACCCGGCGCGCCAGCGCCTGAGCGCCATCCTCACCGAGCAGCCGAACCATGCCGGGGCACGCGAACTGCTGCGCGACGTCGACGAGAAGACGGCGCCGCCCGTGGTGGAGTCGGGCCTGGCCAAATCGTACAAGCAGCCGATCACGATCGAATTTCGCGATGCGCCGTTAAAGCAGGTGTTCGAGCTGATCGCGCGCCGCTCCGGCCTCAATTTCGTCTTCGATAAGGACGTCAAGGCGGACGCGAAGACGTCCATCTTCCTGAAAAACAGCACGGTGGAATCGGCCGTCTACTTCCTGCTGGTGACGAACCAGCTGGAGCAGCAGGTGATGGATGCGAACACCATCCTGATCTATCCGAACGTGGCGGCCAAGCTGAAGGAATACCAGGAAGTACTGGTAAAGACCTTCTTTCTCGCCAATGCGGACGCCAAGCAGATTGCCAACACGCTCAAGACCATCCTCAAGACGCGCGACGTGGTGGCCGATGAAAAGCTCAACCTGGTCATCGTGCGCGACACGCCCGAGGCGATCCGCCTGGCCGAGCGCCTGATCGCGGTGCAGGACGTGCCGGAAGCGGAAGTGGTGCTGGAACTGGAAATCCTCGAAGTCAAGCGCAGCCGCCTGCTGGAGCTGGGCGTGGCCTGGCCGACGAGCCTGACCCTGACGCCATTGAGCACGTCGGGAGGCGCTGGCCTGACCATCAACGACCTGAATAACCTGAACCGGCGCACCATCGGCGTGAGCGACCTGTCCGTGACGGCGAACGCCAAGAAGACGGACGGCGACGCGAACATGCTGGCCAATCCGCGCATCCGCGTGCGCAACCGCGAAAAGGCGAAATTCGTCATCGGCGACAAGGTGCCCGTGATTACCACCACCATCTCGCCGGGCACGGGCGGTTTTGCCTCCGAGTCGATCAGCTACCTGGACGTGGGCCTGACGGTCAACGCCGAACCGACCATCTACCTGAATAACGAGGTGGGCATCCGCATCTCGCTCGAAGTGAGCAACCTGGGCGCGGCCACCATCACCAAGAGCGGTTCGACCCTGTACCAGATCGGCACGCGCCAGGCATCGACCATGCTGCAGCTGAAGGATGGCGAGAACCAGGTGCTGGCGGGCCTGATCAACAATGAAGAGCGCAGCGCCGGCAACAAGGTGCCGGGCCTGGGCGACATACCGGTGCTGGGGCGCCTGTTCGGCAGCAGCAAGGACGACAGCCAGAAGACGGAAATCGTGCTGTCGATCACGCCGCACCTGGTGCGCACGGTACAGCGTCCGGAAGCGAAGGAATCGGAATTTTCAGCCGGTACCGAAGGCAGCTTCCGCCGCCGGCCCGACATGGCGGCCAAGGCGCCGACGCAGATGCCGGGCACGGTCATCGTGCGTTCCGGCCCGTCCGCCGTCGGCATGCAGCCGGCGCCGCCGCAGCCGATGATGGTGCCCGGCCAGCTGCCGTCATCGTTGCCGGCACCGCAGCCGCAGCCGCAAACCGTGCCGGCGCCGGAAGTGGCGCCGTCGCCCGAGCCGGCCGCGTCGCCCCTGCCGATATCGTCGGGCCAGCCCGTGCCGCTGCAGATGGCGCCGTTGCCGCTGTCGTCCGGCCAGCCCGTGCCGGTGGCGCAGCCGCCCGCCAAATGA
- a CDS encoding GspE/PulE family protein — MQTASVPVVAIDPALMQRARGLCQQSKRSLVEELQQLSGIDARQVVQELARPFGLAVLETADMLAFAPAFDLLPLSQALARHSVLLRAGDGQLVGVIADPFDLDLQTWLAARAGQGAHAPLAMRLALQADIGAYLSKQEESARAVDNLLPGAAGDARRDGKTAAVLSFASVSEAASPAVKLVNSTLYDALKAGASDIHLESTAGGLAVKYRVDGVLDHATSVNGIEVAEHIISRLKVLAELDIAERRVPQDGSFRVEAGGREIDLRVSIMPSIHGEDAVIRILDKRAMIEAYGALTLEALGFDAPSLVALRTLAQEAYGMLLVTGPTGSGKTTTLYAALTEIHNGREKIITIEDPVEYQLPGILQIPVNEKKGLTFAKGLRSILRHDPDKIMVGEIRDRETAEIAVQSALTGHLVLTTVHANNVFDVFGRFTHMGIDPYAFVSALNGIWAQRLIRTNCPHCATDYTPDEQELASVGLVRADVYDYQFKQGKGCGDCRGTGYKGRRSIAEILVLTDEIRELIVDKKPIRQIKAAAYANGTRSLRLAALELVKRGATTITEIKRVTLHA, encoded by the coding sequence ATGCAGACCGCTTCCGTGCCCGTCGTGGCGATCGACCCCGCGCTGATGCAGCGCGCGCGCGGCCTGTGCCAGCAATCGAAGCGCAGCCTGGTCGAGGAGTTGCAGCAATTGAGCGGCATCGACGCGCGCCAGGTGGTGCAGGAACTGGCGCGCCCGTTTGGCCTGGCCGTGCTGGAGACGGCCGACATGCTGGCCTTCGCGCCCGCGTTTGACCTGCTGCCGCTGTCGCAGGCGCTGGCGCGCCACAGCGTGCTGCTGCGCGCCGGCGACGGCCAGCTGGTGGGGGTGATCGCCGACCCGTTCGACCTCGACCTGCAGACCTGGCTTGCTGCCCGCGCCGGACAGGGCGCGCACGCGCCGCTGGCCATGCGCCTGGCGCTGCAGGCCGACATCGGCGCCTACCTGTCGAAACAGGAAGAATCGGCGCGCGCCGTCGATAACCTGCTGCCTGGCGCCGCCGGCGACGCCCGGCGCGACGGCAAGACGGCGGCCGTGCTGTCGTTTGCCAGCGTCTCGGAAGCGGCCAGTCCCGCCGTCAAGCTGGTCAACTCGACTTTATATGACGCGCTGAAGGCGGGCGCCTCGGACATCCACCTGGAAAGCACGGCCGGCGGCCTGGCCGTCAAGTACCGCGTCGACGGCGTGCTCGATCATGCCACCTCCGTCAACGGCATCGAGGTGGCGGAGCACATCATCTCGCGCCTGAAGGTGCTGGCCGAACTCGATATCGCCGAGCGCCGCGTGCCGCAGGACGGCAGTTTCCGCGTCGAGGCGGGCGGACGCGAGATCGACCTGCGCGTCTCCATCATGCCCAGCATCCATGGCGAGGATGCCGTCATCCGTATTCTCGACAAGCGCGCCATGATCGAAGCGTATGGCGCCCTGACGCTGGAAGCGCTGGGATTTGATGCGCCGTCGCTGGTGGCCCTGCGCACGCTGGCGCAGGAAGCCTACGGCATGCTGCTGGTGACGGGCCCCACGGGTTCGGGCAAGACGACGACCCTGTACGCGGCGCTGACGGAAATCCACAACGGGCGCGAAAAGATCATCACCATCGAAGACCCCGTCGAATACCAGCTGCCCGGCATCCTGCAGATCCCCGTCAATGAAAAGAAGGGGCTGACCTTTGCCAAGGGCCTGCGCTCGATCCTGCGCCACGACCCGGACAAGATCATGGTGGGCGAGATCCGCGACCGCGAGACGGCGGAAATCGCCGTGCAGTCGGCCCTCACGGGCCACCTGGTGCTGACCACCGTGCATGCGAACAATGTGTTCGACGTGTTTGGTCGCTTCACGCACATGGGCATCGATCCGTATGCGTTTGTCTCGGCCCTGAACGGCATCTGGGCGCAGCGCCTGATCCGCACCAACTGCCCCCATTGCGCCACCGACTACACGCCTGACGAGCAGGAGCTGGCCAGCGTGGGCCTGGTGCGGGCCGATGTGTATGACTACCAGTTCAAGCAGGGCAAGGGCTGTGGCGACTGCCGCGGCACCGGTTACAAGGGGCGCCGCTCGATCGCCGAGATCCTCGTGCTGACGGATGAAATCCGCGAACTCATCGTCGATAAAAAACCGATCCGCCAGATCAAGGCGGCCGCCTATGCGAACGGCACGCGCAGCCTGCGCCTGGCGGCGCTGGAGCTGGTGAAGCGGGGCGCCACCACCATCACGGAAATCAAGAGGGTCACCCTGCATGCGTAG
- a CDS encoding type II secretion system protein, with product MRPLPSRPLRRQHGFTYLSLIIVVAILGLVGAAGLKMGSLLQRQAAEQELLDIGAQFSDALLSYAAATPAGQPQQPPSLAALLRDPRVPHMRRHLRKLFVDPITGRATWGLLYQPGSNGIIGVHSLSQAAPLKVGNFEARFAGFEGKAHLSEWHFMVSGQAPLPPAQPMNMPPGTIAPGGAADVQPVTPAPPLFSRPISPPQEEPAPEPPQPAELPDAPADADEMAVSR from the coding sequence ATGCGCCCCTTGCCGTCCCGCCCGCTGCGCCGCCAGCATGGCTTCACCTATCTGAGCCTGATCATCGTGGTGGCGATACTGGGCCTGGTGGGGGCGGCAGGGTTGAAGATGGGTTCGCTGTTGCAGCGCCAGGCGGCGGAGCAGGAGCTGCTCGATATCGGCGCGCAGTTTTCCGATGCCTTGCTCAGCTACGCGGCCGCCACGCCTGCCGGCCAGCCGCAACAGCCGCCCAGCCTGGCCGCCTTGCTGCGCGACCCCCGCGTGCCGCACATGCGCCGCCACTTGCGCAAGCTGTTTGTCGATCCCATCACGGGGCGCGCCACATGGGGCTTGCTGTACCAGCCTGGCAGCAATGGCATCATCGGCGTGCATAGCCTGTCGCAGGCCGCGCCGTTGAAAGTGGGGAACTTCGAGGCGCGTTTCGCCGGCTTCGAAGGCAAGGCGCATCTGTCGGAATGGCATTTCATGGTCAGCGGGCAAGCGCCCCTGCCGCCGGCGCAGCCCATGAACATGCCACCAGGAACCATTGCGCCTGGCGGCGCAGCGGACGTGCAGCCGGTCACGCCGGCGCCACCGTTGTTTTCCAGGCCTATTTCCCCGCCGCAAGAAGAGCCGGCGCCGGAGCCGCCGCAGCCTGCCGAGCTACCCGATGCGCCTGCCGATGCGGACGAAATGGCAGTCTCGCGATAA